CCGGCGGCTGGCCAGCGCCACGGAGGACCTGGTGGCGAGCTTCGACGCGCTCGTCCTCGTCGGCGGCAGCGGCCCCATCGTCGACCTGGCCAACAACGAGCGCCTGCACGAGGTGGTGCTCGCCTTCGCCGCGGCCGACAAGCCGATCCTGGCCGAGTGCTACGGCGTCGCGGTGCTCGCCTTCGCCCGGAACCTGGAGACCCGCGAGTCGATCCTGTGGGGCAAGCGGGTCACCGGCCACCCCAAGGAGTACGACTACAAAGACGGGACCGGTTTCGTCGGCGTCGACTTCAACATGGGGCCGCCGCCGTACCCGCTGGAATACATCCTCCGGGACGCCACCGGGCCCGACGGCGCCTTCATCGGCAATGTGGGCCGGGAGTTGTCGGCCCTCGTGGACTACCCGTTCATCACCGCCCGTTCCACCCCCGACGCCACGCTGTCCGCCGAACTCCTCGTGCGCGTCCTGGAGGAAGGGCTCCGGAGGTACGGCTGGTAGGCGCACGCCACCGCCCGCCGGGTGAATCAGGGCGTGTCTTCGAAGAGTCCGCCCTGCCCCGCCCCCTTTGAAGACACGCCCCACCAGGAGACCCCATGCATGCCCGCCCCGGTAAGTCCGCTATATACGAA
Above is a genomic segment from Streptomyces marincola containing:
- a CDS encoding type 1 glutamine amidotransferase domain-containing protein, whose amino-acid sequence is MSRSVLIVLSEFGYWGEELVGPVEVLEAQGYRLTYMTPNGRRPVALPPSLDPDYIDPPLGRSVTTRDMARRAADIDSSSRLDNPLSLSDLIPERPYYSSLNHLRELEEYHRRLASATEDLVASFDALVLVGGSGPIVDLANNERLHEVVLAFAAADKPILAECYGVAVLAFARNLETRESILWGKRVTGHPKEYDYKDGTGFVGVDFNMGPPPYPLEYILRDATGPDGAFIGNVGRELSALVDYPFITARSTPDATLSAELLVRVLEEGLRRYGW